The Porphyrobacter sp. HT-58-2 genome has a window encoding:
- a CDS encoding CarD family transcriptional regulator: protein MASTANAFTVGDYVVYPKHGVGRVIELQSEEIAGMQLELYVLRFEKERMTLRVPVNKVESIGMRKLSSDKTLKQAMETLKGKPKVKRTMWSRRAQEYEAKINSGDLVSIAEVTRDLFRPEDQPEQSYSERQIFEAASSRLARELAAMEETDEPTALGKILDVLREHAPQYYDSAEEA from the coding sequence ATGGCAAGCACCGCAAACGCATTCACCGTCGGCGATTATGTTGTCTACCCCAAGCACGGCGTAGGCCGGGTGATCGAGCTCCAGAGCGAGGAAATCGCCGGAATGCAGCTCGAACTCTACGTGCTGCGCTTCGAAAAGGAGCGCATGACGCTCCGTGTGCCGGTCAACAAGGTCGAATCGATCGGGATGCGCAAGCTGTCGTCGGACAAGACGCTCAAGCAGGCGATGGAAACGCTCAAGGGCAAGCCCAAGGTGAAGCGCACCATGTGGTCGCGCCGCGCGCAGGAATACGAAGCGAAGATCAACTCGGGCGACCTCGTGTCGATTGCCGAAGTGACCCGCGATCTGTTCCGCCCGGAAGACCAGCCGGAGCAGTCCTATTCGGAACGTCAGATCTTCGAAGCGGCCTCCAGCCGCCTCGCCCGCGAACTGGCGGCGATGGAAGAGACGGACGAACCGACCGCGCTCGGCAAGATCCTCGACGTGCTGCGCGAACACGCGCCGCAATATTACGACAGCGCCGAGGAAGCCTGA
- a CDS encoding GIN domain-containing protein: MSKPVVLSLAAFASAVMLTGCDGADIEINGQKGVPLAEIELAGPPPAKVFLASGDTVILTEGDSFAIKVEGSGTESLRFVRDAELIGITREDGWKGGGSATIRITMPAPSEVVIGGSGTIKAPTLASDAAINIGGAGTVEFGTIAAEKLAINIGGSGKVKGSGTARELEVLIGGSGDVVAPGLKVDVADITIGGAGDVAFASDGTVEASIAGAGDVTVTGMAKCTVSAMGSGTLNCAPASGTGATTEIPSSEAKSAE, from the coding sequence ATGAGCAAGCCTGTCGTCCTGTCCCTAGCCGCTTTCGCTTCCGCCGTGATGCTGACCGGTTGCGACGGCGCCGATATCGAGATCAATGGCCAGAAGGGCGTCCCTCTTGCGGAGATCGAGCTGGCCGGCCCGCCGCCTGCCAAGGTCTTCCTGGCTTCTGGCGACACTGTGATCCTGACGGAAGGCGATAGCTTTGCGATCAAGGTCGAAGGCAGCGGGACTGAATCCTTGCGCTTCGTGCGCGATGCGGAACTGATCGGCATTACCCGCGAGGATGGCTGGAAGGGCGGCGGCAGCGCCACCATCCGCATCACCATGCCTGCGCCCAGCGAAGTCGTGATCGGTGGCAGCGGCACCATCAAGGCGCCAACCCTCGCCAGCGATGCCGCGATCAACATCGGCGGTGCTGGCACAGTGGAATTCGGGACAATTGCAGCGGAAAAGCTCGCCATCAACATCGGCGGCAGCGGCAAGGTGAAGGGTAGCGGCACCGCGAGAGAGCTTGAGGTGCTGATCGGCGGTAGCGGCGATGTCGTCGCGCCGGGGCTGAAGGTCGATGTGGCCGACATTACCATCGGCGGAGCCGGGGACGTTGCCTTTGCCTCGGATGGAACCGTGGAAGCCAGCATCGCCGGGGCGGGCGACGTGACTGTTACCGGCATGGCCAAGTGCACTGTCAGCGCGATGGGTTCAGGCACGCTCAACTGCGCCCCGGCAAGCGGCACTGGCGCGACTACGGAGATCCCCTCATCTGAGGCAAAGTCCGCAGAATAG
- a CDS encoding L-threonylcarbamoyladenylate synthase, translating into MSGKNVTDIVLADVEGIAKAARILESGGLVAVPTETVYGLAARADSPEAVARIYAAKGRPDFNPLIVHVRDLEQAERYGVFAGAARVLAGKEWPGPLTLVVPRRADAGLAGAVSAGLPTIAMRAPQHPVMRALLQAVDFPLAAPSANRSGFISPTTPEHVLASLDGRIDMVLDGGPCEDGVESTILLIDPEGVWHELRPGPIYLPALNDIHFDPHYPVKIVRATGERGIEAPGQLASHYAPGKPVRLNAGAAEPDEFLIGFGAVHGDCTLSASGDINEAAARLYACLHEAARARQPRIAVATVPDEGVGRAINDRLRRAAA; encoded by the coding sequence ATGAGCGGCAAGAACGTTACAGACATAGTGCTGGCAGACGTCGAGGGGATCGCCAAAGCGGCGCGCATCCTCGAATCGGGCGGGCTTGTCGCGGTGCCGACCGAGACTGTTTACGGCCTTGCCGCGCGGGCTGACTCGCCCGAAGCGGTGGCGCGGATCTATGCCGCCAAGGGTCGTCCGGATTTCAATCCGCTGATCGTGCATGTGCGCGATCTGGAGCAGGCGGAGCGTTACGGCGTTTTCGCCGGAGCGGCACGGGTGCTGGCGGGGAAGGAGTGGCCGGGGCCGCTTACGCTGGTCGTGCCGCGCCGGGCGGATGCCGGACTGGCCGGGGCAGTCTCGGCAGGATTGCCGACAATCGCCATGCGCGCGCCGCAGCATCCGGTGATGCGCGCCCTGCTTCAGGCGGTGGATTTCCCGCTTGCCGCGCCTTCGGCCAATCGGTCGGGATTCATCAGTCCGACGACGCCCGAGCATGTGCTCGCCTCGCTCGACGGACGGATCGACATGGTGCTCGATGGCGGCCCATGCGAGGACGGGGTGGAATCGACCATCCTCCTGATCGATCCCGAGGGCGTGTGGCACGAGTTGCGGCCAGGACCGATCTATCTTCCGGCGCTGAATGACATCCATTTTGATCCACATTACCCGGTGAAGATCGTCCGGGCCACCGGGGAGCGCGGGATCGAAGCCCCCGGCCAGCTCGCCAGCCACTATGCGCCGGGCAAGCCGGTGCGGCTTAATGCCGGTGCAGCCGAACCGGACGAATTCCTGATCGGCTTTGGCGCTGTTCATGGTGACTGCACGCTGTCGGCCAGCGGTGACATCAACGAAGCGGCGGCGCGGCTCTATGCTTGCCTGCACGAGGCCGCGCGCGCCCGGCAGCCGCGCATCGCAGTGGCTACGGTGCCGGATGAGGGTGTGGGCCGCGCGATCAACGACCGGCTTCGGCGGGCGGCGGCCTAG
- a CDS encoding acyl-CoA dehydrogenase encodes MTPFTPPTADQLLAIRVNAGIDELAQTERFAHAEPDLVEAIVEGVGQFAAGEFAPLNRKGDLEGAKLENGVVRLPEGFEAAYDAYVEQGWNAIASPAAHGGHGLPFTLACNVLENLGAANMAFTLLPMLSVGAIEALEHHGSPAQQAMYLPKLVSGRWSGTMNLTEPAAGSDVGALRSTAEPIGADEFGGKHAGKYKITGQKIYITWGEHDLAENIIHLVLARLPGAPEGSRGISLFVVPKYHVNADGTLGPKNDLRCVSLEHKLGINASPTCVMSYGDNGECIGELVGQPNKGLAAMFTMMNNARINVGNQGVQIGERATQQALAYARDRVQSARAGSPDKTPVAIIEHPDVRRMILRMKALTEGARALLYYCAGQVDRGNLGDEAAKARGEIVVPLIKAWGTDVGVEVAGLGIQIHGGMGFVEETGAAQHWRDSRIAPIYEGTNGIQAADLVTRKLGLEGGEALVALFETIAREATEEFALSALARDCANVARWMRDEASLDDRLAGSVPFCTMAAVCVAGWQLMKQAAAVAAGAAPELAATKPVTVRFFLDRVVPEAAGLKAGAVAGADGLYALPAEALVG; translated from the coding sequence GTGACCCCCTTTACCCCGCCGACCGCCGACCAGTTACTTGCCATCCGCGTCAATGCCGGGATCGACGAGCTGGCGCAGACCGAACGCTTCGCCCATGCCGAGCCCGATCTGGTCGAAGCGATTGTCGAAGGCGTCGGCCAGTTCGCGGCGGGGGAATTCGCGCCGCTCAACCGCAAGGGCGATCTGGAAGGGGCAAAGCTCGAAAACGGTGTCGTGCGCCTGCCGGAGGGTTTCGAGGCCGCCTATGACGCCTATGTCGAGCAGGGCTGGAACGCGATTGCCTCTCCGGCGGCACATGGCGGACATGGGCTGCCCTTCACGCTGGCCTGCAACGTGCTGGAGAACCTCGGCGCGGCGAACATGGCCTTCACTCTGCTGCCGATGCTGTCGGTCGGCGCAATCGAGGCGCTGGAGCATCACGGCTCCCCCGCCCAGCAGGCGATGTATCTCCCCAAGCTGGTGAGCGGGCGCTGGTCTGGCACGATGAACCTGACGGAACCCGCGGCAGGAAGCGATGTCGGTGCGCTGCGCTCCACCGCCGAACCCATCGGCGCCGATGAGTTTGGGGGCAAACACGCGGGCAAGTACAAGATCACCGGCCAGAAGATCTACATCACCTGGGGCGAGCATGATCTGGCCGAGAACATCATCCATCTGGTGCTGGCCCGCCTGCCGGGCGCGCCGGAAGGATCACGCGGCATCTCGCTGTTCGTGGTGCCGAAGTATCATGTGAACGCCGACGGCACCCTCGGCCCGAAGAACGACCTGCGCTGCGTCAGCCTGGAGCACAAGCTGGGCATCAACGCCTCGCCGACCTGTGTCATGTCTTACGGCGACAATGGCGAGTGCATCGGGGAACTGGTCGGCCAGCCGAACAAGGGCCTCGCGGCGATGTTCACGATGATGAACAATGCGCGCATCAATGTCGGCAATCAGGGCGTGCAGATCGGCGAGCGCGCGACCCAGCAGGCGCTCGCCTATGCGCGGGACCGGGTGCAGTCGGCGCGCGCCGGTTCGCCCGACAAAACTCCGGTGGCGATCATCGAGCATCCCGACGTGCGCCGCATGATTCTGCGCATGAAGGCGCTGACCGAAGGTGCGCGCGCGCTGCTCTATTATTGCGCCGGGCAGGTCGATCGCGGCAATCTCGGCGATGAGGCGGCCAAGGCGCGCGGGGAGATCGTGGTGCCGTTGATCAAGGCGTGGGGCACGGATGTCGGGGTGGAGGTCGCGGGGCTCGGCATCCAGATCCATGGCGGAATGGGCTTCGTCGAGGAGACCGGCGCCGCCCAGCACTGGCGCGATTCGCGCATCGCCCCGATCTACGAAGGCACCAACGGCATTCAGGCGGCCGACCTTGTTACCCGCAAGCTGGGTCTCGAAGGTGGCGAAGCACTGGTCGCGCTGTTCGAGACCATCGCGCGGGAGGCAACAGAGGAATTCGCGCTCTCCGCCCTTGCCCGCGACTGCGCCAATGTCGCGCGCTGGATGCGGGACGAAGCGAGCCTTGATGACAGGCTGGCGGGCAGCGTCCCGTTCTGCACCATGGCGGCCGTCTGTGTGGCTGGGTGGCAGCTTATGAAGCAGGCCGCGGCGGTCGCGGCAGGCGCAGCGCCGGAGCTGGCCGCAACCAAGCCGGTGACGGTGCGCTTCTTCCTCGACCGGGTCGTGCCGGAAGCCGCAGGGCTCAAGGCTGGTGCTGTCGCGGGTGCTGACGGGCTCTACGCCCTGCCCGCAGAAGCGCTGGTGGGCTGA
- a CDS encoding DUF815 domain-containing protein produces MAGGEPWERIAAALERLAPPPPPPTDWLAAPAYVWEGDRGRAVPVLDAQPLTTLHGIDAQKAAMAGNCARLASGAAAHDALLWGARGMGKSALVRACVAEVQRETHGLALVQLAPGTLPSFPALIAELASVERAFLLFIDDLGFGADGRAEMLALRSLLDGGIAPRPGHVRIVVTANRRSITEREDTSAALHERDERDDALALADRFGLTLGFHPADKDTYLAIVASYLAPLGLPYDREEAMAFAIQRGNRSGRTALQFSTEIAGRAGMRL; encoded by the coding sequence ATGGCAGGCGGCGAGCCTTGGGAGCGGATTGCTGCCGCACTCGAACGGCTCGCGCCTCCGCCGCCTCCACCGACCGACTGGCTGGCAGCGCCTGCCTATGTGTGGGAAGGCGATCGCGGGCGGGCGGTGCCTGTGCTCGATGCCCAGCCGCTAACGACGCTCCACGGGATCGACGCGCAGAAAGCTGCGATGGCGGGCAATTGCGCCCGCCTCGCATCAGGGGCAGCAGCCCACGACGCGCTGCTGTGGGGTGCGCGGGGCATGGGCAAGTCGGCGCTGGTGCGGGCCTGTGTGGCGGAGGTGCAGAGAGAAACGCACGGCTTGGCCCTCGTCCAGCTCGCCCCCGGCACTCTGCCCAGCTTCCCGGCACTGATCGCTGAACTCGCAAGCGTTGAGCGCGCCTTCCTGCTGTTTATCGACGATCTCGGTTTTGGCGCTGACGGGCGAGCCGAAATGCTCGCGCTCAGGAGCCTGCTCGACGGCGGTATCGCGCCGCGACCGGGCCATGTCCGGATTGTGGTGACGGCAAACCGCCGCTCCATCACCGAGCGCGAGGATACCTCCGCCGCGCTCCATGAACGCGACGAGCGTGACGATGCACTGGCGCTGGCCGATCGCTTCGGGCTGACGCTGGGCTTTCACCCGGCGGACAAGGATACCTATCTCGCCATCGTAGCCAGCTACCTTGCACCGCTCGGCCTTCCCTATGACCGGGAGGAGGCAATGGCCTTCGCCATTCAGCGCGGCAATCGTTCAGGCCGCACCGCGCTGCAATTCTCCACGGAGATCGCCGGGCGTGCCGGGATGCGGCTTTAG
- a CDS encoding PQQ-dependent sugar dehydrogenase yields the protein MAILRKIAIALGIIVLVLGGLFWFLSRGDTADLSVEEVTGTDPVLQEGDPQSFPTVQIAEPVGWQADERPEVAKGLEVMRFAEGLDHPRILYALPNGDVLVTLTRAPKTDGGDGGVMATIQGWIAAILFEKAGSAGESPNQIVLLRDADGDGRAETKQVILSEGLDSPSGLAWKDDTLFVANHNALLAFPYSLGSDKVAGAPRKLMDLPGGGGHWMRNVELSPDGERLYVAVGSVSNIGEQGMAVEEGRAMIWEYDLAANVQRQFGVGLRNPNGMDFSPWTGELWTTVNERDMLGSDLVPDYLTNVPIGAQYGWPWVYYKVNRDRRVEAPMPRFLMEYVRNPEFALGPHVAALGLVFTAEGHRMGDDFASGAFIARHGSWNRKPPSGYDVVFVDFDDRGNPVGKPVPVLTGFLKADGTTRGRPTWVEWAGDGALLVSDDTAGIIWRVRAPSAEPAPGIARLKGKSLPPRRLTDPRADFEADYLRQQAGQKAN from the coding sequence ATGGCAATCCTACGCAAAATCGCAATCGCTCTCGGTATCATTGTTCTGGTTCTGGGCGGCCTGTTCTGGTTCCTTAGCCGGGGTGACACCGCCGATCTCTCGGTGGAAGAGGTCACTGGCACCGATCCTGTGCTGCAGGAAGGTGACCCGCAAAGCTTCCCGACCGTCCAGATCGCCGAGCCGGTGGGCTGGCAGGCGGACGAGCGGCCCGAGGTAGCCAAGGGCCTCGAAGTGATGCGCTTTGCCGAGGGGCTGGATCACCCGCGCATTCTCTACGCTCTGCCCAATGGTGATGTGCTGGTCACGCTGACCCGCGCCCCCAAGACCGATGGCGGCGATGGCGGGGTGATGGCGACAATTCAGGGCTGGATTGCGGCGATTCTGTTCGAAAAGGCCGGATCAGCGGGCGAATCTCCCAACCAGATCGTGCTGTTGCGCGATGCCGATGGCGATGGCAGGGCGGAGACGAAGCAGGTGATCCTGTCCGAAGGGCTCGATTCGCCCTCTGGCCTGGCATGGAAGGATGACACGCTGTTCGTCGCCAATCACAATGCCCTGCTCGCGTTCCCTTATTCGCTCGGCAGCGACAAGGTGGCAGGCGCCCCGCGCAAGCTGATGGATCTGCCGGGCGGCGGCGGCCACTGGATGCGCAATGTCGAGCTGTCCCCCGATGGCGAGCGGCTTTACGTCGCCGTTGGCTCGGTCAGCAATATCGGCGAGCAGGGCATGGCCGTGGAGGAAGGCCGGGCGATGATCTGGGAGTATGATCTGGCCGCCAATGTCCAGCGCCAGTTCGGCGTGGGGCTGCGCAATCCCAATGGCATGGATTTCAGCCCCTGGACCGGCGAGTTGTGGACCACCGTGAACGAACGCGACATGCTCGGCAGCGATCTGGTGCCGGATTATCTCACCAACGTCCCCATCGGCGCGCAATACGGCTGGCCGTGGGTCTATTACAAGGTCAACCGCGATCGCCGGGTGGAGGCGCCGATGCCGCGCTTCCTGATGGAGTATGTCCGCAATCCCGAATTCGCGCTTGGCCCGCACGTGGCGGCGCTGGGGCTGGTGTTCACCGCCGAGGGCCACCGCATGGGCGACGATTTCGCCAGCGGGGCCTTCATCGCACGGCACGGTTCGTGGAACCGCAAGCCGCCGTCGGGCTATGACGTGGTGTTCGTGGATTTCGATGACCGCGGCAATCCGGTGGGCAAGCCGGTTCCGGTGCTGACCGGGTTCCTCAAGGCGGACGGCACCACCCGCGGGCGGCCGACATGGGTTGAATGGGCGGGCGATGGCGCGCTGCTGGTGTCGGACGATACGGCCGGGATCATCTGGCGGGTGCGCGCGCCTTCGGCAGAACCTGCGCCGGGAATCGCGCGGCTCAAAGGCAAGTCGCTCCCCCCGCGCCGCCTGACCGATCCGCGCGCCGATTTCGAGGCGGACTACCTGCGGCAGCAGGCGGGGCAGAAGGCGAACTAA
- a CDS encoding GAF domain-containing protein has product MYDFKPAAPLSAAELYRELLGAADALTAGEPDGVANMANVAALLWEFLPDLNWAGFYRVAPAKTGNGEEELVLGPFVGRPACIRIPFGTGVCGTAAKSRATQLVADVHAFPGHIACDAASQSELVVPVLRDGALVAVIDLDSPRPERFTEEDATGIEALAALLSDRI; this is encoded by the coding sequence ATGTATGATTTCAAGCCCGCCGCCCCGCTTTCCGCCGCAGAACTCTACCGCGAGCTGCTGGGCGCCGCCGATGCGCTGACGGCGGGCGAGCCCGACGGCGTGGCCAACATGGCCAATGTCGCTGCGCTCCTGTGGGAGTTTCTGCCCGATCTCAACTGGGCTGGCTTCTACCGGGTCGCACCTGCCAAGACTGGCAATGGGGAAGAAGAGCTGGTGCTGGGCCCCTTCGTGGGCCGTCCCGCCTGCATCCGCATTCCCTTCGGCACAGGCGTATGCGGCACAGCGGCAAAAAGTCGCGCCACGCAACTTGTCGCGGACGTCCACGCCTTCCCCGGTCACATCGCTTGCGATGCGGCGAGCCAGTCGGAACTGGTCGTCCCGGTGTTGCGCGACGGCGCGCTCGTGGCTGTGATCGACCTCGACAGCCCGCGCCCCGAACGCTTTACCGAGGAGGACGCGACAGGGATCGAGGCGCTGGCGGCACTGTTGTCGGACAGGATCTGA
- a CDS encoding ParB/RepB/Spo0J family partition protein, which translates to MNSRGDDKPRRLGRGLGALLGETRREEPLVRRDDIPAEAPASGGSPLRMLALASIKPLPGNPRKHFDETALAELAASIATRGVIQPIIVRPHPEMQGYQLVAGERRWRAAQKARLHEIPALVRDLSDREVMALALIENLQREDLNPVEEARAYHRLSEEEGMIQVDIAKMVEKSRSHVANMMRLMALPGRVLDLVEQGKLSTGHVRALIGRDDAVELAEIAVSEGLSVRDVETLTRKQGRKESAAAVGENQGSAGENADILAVQQHLEEFLGLSVRIKPEGDPRKGTVTIRYTTLDQLDLLCQRLTGGEF; encoded by the coding sequence ATGAATTCACGCGGCGATGACAAGCCGCGTCGGCTTGGTCGGGGTCTGGGTGCGTTGTTGGGGGAGACACGGCGCGAAGAGCCGCTGGTGCGCCGTGATGATATTCCAGCCGAGGCGCCGGCTTCGGGAGGGTCGCCTCTGCGGATGTTGGCGCTCGCTTCAATCAAGCCGCTGCCAGGCAACCCCCGCAAGCACTTCGACGAAACGGCGCTGGCCGAACTGGCAGCCTCGATTGCCACGCGCGGGGTGATTCAGCCCATCATCGTTCGCCCTCACCCCGAAATGCAGGGATATCAGCTGGTTGCGGGTGAGCGGCGGTGGCGCGCGGCGCAGAAGGCGCGGCTCCATGAGATCCCGGCGCTGGTGCGCGATCTGTCTGATCGAGAGGTGATGGCGCTGGCGCTGATCGAGAACCTTCAGCGCGAAGACCTGAACCCGGTCGAGGAAGCACGCGCCTATCATCGCCTCTCGGAAGAAGAGGGCATGATCCAGGTCGACATCGCCAAGATGGTCGAGAAATCGCGCAGCCATGTCGCGAACATGATGCGACTGATGGCGCTACCGGGCCGCGTGCTCGATCTGGTCGAGCAAGGCAAGCTCAGCACCGGCCATGTCCGTGCGCTGATCGGGCGGGACGACGCGGTGGAGCTGGCGGAAATCGCCGTTTCCGAAGGCCTTTCCGTGCGTGATGTCGAAACGCTCACGCGCAAGCAGGGCCGCAAGGAAAGTGCGGCTGCCGTGGGTGAAAATCAGGGTTCAGCAGGTGAGAATGCGGATATTCTCGCGGTGCAGCAACATCTTGAGGAATTTCTCGGCCTGAGCGTCAGGATCAAGCCTGAAGGCGATCCACGCAAGGGTACCGTGACGATCCGCTACACGACGCTCGATCAGCTTGATCTGCTCTGCCAGCGGCTTACTGGCGGCGAGTTCTGA
- a CDS encoding ParA family protein, whose protein sequence is MLTIAIANQKGGVGKTTTAINIATAMAATGWRTLLIDLDPQGNASTGLGVHAAAREVSSYDLLVDEVALDSAIVSTAIPRLDIVPATVDLSGAEVELVAVEGRTHRLDKALAKHTGHDICFIDCPPSLGLLTLNALCAADTLLVPLQCEFFALEGLSQLLQTVDQVQQRFNPDLGIIGVALTMFDRRNRLTDQVSDDVRDCLGSLVFDTVIPRNVRLSEAPSHGLPALIYDQHCTGSRAYMSLARELIGRFPAERQAA, encoded by the coding sequence ATGCTGACCATCGCGATTGCCAACCAGAAGGGTGGGGTGGGCAAGACCACCACAGCAATCAACATCGCGACCGCGATGGCTGCAACCGGATGGCGGACATTGCTGATTGATCTCGATCCGCAGGGCAATGCCTCCACCGGCCTTGGTGTTCACGCTGCTGCGCGCGAAGTTTCGAGCTATGATCTGCTGGTCGATGAAGTTGCGCTCGACAGCGCAATCGTGTCGACGGCGATCCCTCGGCTCGATATCGTCCCCGCGACAGTCGATCTGTCGGGTGCAGAGGTGGAACTGGTTGCGGTGGAGGGGCGAACGCACCGCCTGGACAAGGCGTTGGCGAAGCACACCGGGCACGACATCTGCTTCATCGACTGCCCGCCCTCGCTTGGCCTGCTGACGCTCAATGCCTTGTGCGCAGCCGATACCCTGCTGGTGCCGCTGCAATGCGAGTTCTTTGCGCTGGAAGGGTTGTCCCAGCTGCTCCAGACGGTCGATCAGGTGCAGCAGCGCTTCAATCCCGATCTTGGTATTATCGGCGTGGCGCTGACCATGTTTGACCGACGGAATCGGTTGACCGATCAGGTGTCCGACGATGTGCGCGACTGCCTCGGCTCATTGGTGTTCGACACGGTGATCCCTCGCAATGTGCGCCTCTCCGAAGCGCCGAGCCATGGGCTTCCGGCGTTGATCTACGACCAGCATTGCACCGGCAGCCGCGCCTATATGTCGCTGGCGCGTGAGCTGATCGGCCGATTTCCCGCAGAAAGACAGGCTGCATGA
- the rsmG gene encoding 16S rRNA (guanine(527)-N(7))-methyltransferase RsmG: MIVTEEQARAYVAGLTDKEGMARLERFAALVLAENQRQNLIAKATEPHIWQRHIADSAQLVDVSRGSEALVKAETLGPNAQGPWLDLGSGPGFPGLVIAALCPNMPVVLVESRARRVEFLESAIAALDLKKCRVEGQRLERVAPFPARAISARAFAPLDKLLALSAPFSTRQTAYVLPKGRSAAQELESLKPSIRTMFHVKHSLTDPDAGIIVKA; encoded by the coding sequence ATGATCGTCACCGAAGAACAGGCCCGCGCCTACGTCGCCGGTCTCACCGACAAAGAAGGCATGGCGCGCCTGGAGCGCTTCGCTGCGCTGGTGCTGGCGGAGAACCAGCGCCAGAACCTCATCGCCAAAGCCACCGAGCCGCATATCTGGCAGCGACACATTGCCGATTCGGCACAGCTCGTCGATGTTTCACGTGGTAGCGAAGCTCTGGTGAAGGCAGAAACATTGGGGCCGAATGCGCAGGGGCCGTGGCTCGATCTGGGGAGCGGTCCGGGGTTTCCGGGGTTGGTGATCGCTGCGCTGTGTCCGAATATGCCCGTGGTGCTGGTGGAGTCCCGCGCGCGGCGGGTGGAATTCCTCGAATCCGCTATTGCCGCGCTGGATCTGAAGAAATGCCGTGTCGAAGGCCAGCGCCTCGAACGGGTCGCGCCGTTCCCGGCCCGCGCCATTTCGGCACGTGCCTTTGCTCCGCTCGACAAACTCCTCGCTTTGTCCGCACCCTTCTCCACAAGGCAGACCGCCTATGTATTGCCCAAGGGACGCTCGGCGGCGCAGGAATTGGAGAGCTTGAAGCCTTCGATTCGGACAATGTTTCACGTGAAACATTCCTTGACCGATCCCGACGCGGGAATCATTGTGAAGGCCTGA